One window of Helicobacter sp. MIT 99-5507 genomic DNA carries:
- the proC gene encoding pyrroline-5-carboxylate reductase — MQTISIIGYGKMAKAIACGLNGKFALEIIGRDKEKIQNFIQENNLLNTTSLHTEKIIDIKDKILILAIKPYALEYFKYENQSIAVFNIMAGISISKLQSILDSKSYCRVMPNVASLIGSGLSVLYSDDIKIKKLASDIFDTLGSSIFVDKEEQIDSAGAISGCGPAYLGLVAEALIDAGIKEGLNLDISTKLVNGLFDGFSKLLQVKSPNSIRLDTTSPGGTTIDGIVELENSATRAAFINAVHAAHKKAKTLS, encoded by the coding sequence GCAAAAGCTATAGCCTGTGGTCTTAATGGTAAGTTTGCCTTAGAGATAATTGGTAGAGACAAAGAAAAAATACAAAATTTCATACAAGAAAATAATTTATTAAATACAACTTCACTTCATACTGAAAAAATAATAGATATCAAAGATAAGATTCTAATTTTAGCAATCAAGCCTTATGCGCTAGAATATTTTAAATATGAAAATCAAAGCATAGCAGTTTTTAATATTATGGCAGGTATTAGCATATCAAAACTACAGAGTATATTAGATTCTAAGTCGTATTGTAGAGTTATGCCAAATGTAGCGTCATTGATTGGCTCTGGTTTAAGTGTGCTTTATAGTGATGATATAAAGATTAAAAAACTAGCAAGTGATATTTTTGATACATTAGGAAGCAGTATTTTTGTTGATAAAGAAGAACAAATCGATAGTGCTGGTGCAATTTCAGGCTGTGGTCCAGCATATCTTGGCTTAGTAGCTGAAGCATTAATTGATGCAGGTATAAAAGAGGGGCTAAATCTTGACATATCTACTAAGTTAGTAAATGGATTGTTTGATGGATTTTCAAAATTACTTCAAGTAAAATCACCAAATTCAATTAGACTTGATACAACAAGTCCAGGCGGAACTACTATTGATGGTATTGTAGAATTAGAAAATAGTGCTACTAGAGCCGCTTTTATAAATGCAGTCCATGCAGCACATAAAAAAGCCAAAACTTTATCTTGA